The stretch of DNA ctcctgcatccaggagcagcccctcatggcacagccttgggcagggcaccctgccgctgctgccgctgctgctgctggggcagcggaACGGGCCTGGCTGCTTGCCAGCTCTCTGGggtcctgtccttcctgctcccagatcCCTGGGATTCCCGTCGCTGCTGCCCCCGGTGCCAGCTgcctccctcacagcccctctcaAGGCCTTCTCTCCaccctcctgcagaccatggatACCTGGGTGTTGTGGCTCTTGCTCTTGCAAATTGCTGTCCCGTACCCACAGCCCGTGGGTGATGGCTTGGACGAGGTGACACGTCTGCGAACGGAGGTGCGTGCCAAGCTCCGGGAAGAGGAGACGATTGGTCTGGAGCGGGAGGTGGAGCAGCTGGTCCTGAAGCAGGGTGCCTGGGCCTGGGgagacctgctctgctctgcctggcagcactggcaggtctGGGCTcttgctgggctcctgctccttctcctggcactgtggtattgggggaggaaaaggagcctgaggagagaggagcgTGAAGAAGGACATGGTGGTGGGAATGAAGAGGGAGTCGAAATTGTGGATGCAAATGAAGAAGATGTCGGaaatgaagaggaaggagacagtGACCTGGATGGGGAGGAAAGCGACAGTGATGACGGCCGGGCCCAGGAGGTCGACAATGCTGCTGCGAATGAAGAACGTGATGGTGCTGCGAATGAAGTTGGCCATGAGGCTGCAAATGCAGCAAACGCCAATGATGCTGGAAATGAAGTGGAACAATACCGCCATCGTGCCAATAACTTTGGAAGGATCGTGATGGAGCGCATACAGTGGCCtgtgcaggacctgcaggaaGGATGCACGTGGACAAGAACCCTGACGGAGCATTTTGCAATTTACTTTCGACGGGTCTTGTCCAACAGTTTCTATCCGGTGCTGCAAGGAGCTATcggggtgggcagtgccttCGAAGGTTGGAGTCCCCGTGAGCAGGATGTTGTGTACCAGGTGCTCATACCCATGACACCTCCTCGAGGGCACAGCTTCCACctagagctgggcactgcagggcagaggcGCCTGAGGAACTTCCACGTCCGCGTGCAGCAGGAGTGCACCTgcaccagggagcagcaggataagaacatgctgtgcttcctgcaccaccctgaggaggagctcaggaggtgTCAGGATCCCAGCCTCCTTCATACCCTGTGCACGGGCTCCTACCTGGACGTGGAGAAAACTGCCCGCTGGTTCTACCAACTGGTGAGATCAATCTGGCCGGCTTTGCTTGAGTCACACCGTTGGCATttagtgctgctgccctccagacGCTCTTGCCAGTTGAAGGTGACCAACGGCAGAGAAAGCTACCGGATCGAGCTGCTGTTTGGGGTGCGGCAAGGCAACTCAGACGTCTTTGTCAGCAGTCAGCCGAGGCAAGCCCACACCTCAAGCACAATCTGGCCGGAGAGCTACGCCGTGGCCGAGATGAAGTTCTTCAGGTACATCGCCAGGCGGGCCCCCCCTGACAGCTTGCACCTGAAATGCCTGCAGTTCTTCACTCGTCTTCAGCTGGGCTTAGGCTTCTCCACCTATACCATCAAGACCATTGTCATGCACATGCTGAGCGTCTTACCCTCGTCACAGTGGCGCAGGAGGCATTTTGTGAGGCGGCTGATGGATATCAGCGAGAGCCTGCGCACATGTGTGGAAATGAGACACCTCAATCACTTCATTGTGGGCAACCAGAGGCTTCCTCAGGGGATCAGCTTGCCCCCAGAGGTCCTAATGGCCCGGTCACGCAATCTCTTCCACGACCTGGAGATGGATCCGGTTGCCCACTCCCAGGCAGTGAGCCAGTACGTGGATCTGCACCACTGGCTCAAACGAATCCttaaaaatgagcagtgaaagaggttctcctgcacagagctgtgcttgtgaGCCTCGCGCCTGGCGGCAGAGGACCAGCTCTCAGCaggtgggaaaagaggggagaacGTGGGCTccggagagggaagggaaaacgcTGCGTGGCAGCactgtgccatcagcagcagcagcagtgtcgtCTCAACAGCCTCCCCGGCACTGCCTCCGGCGATCACCTGATTGGCTACAAAGATCAAGGATCACACAAGAGGAGACGCTCTTACTCGCCCACCTCTCTCTTTGAGTCCCTTTTCCCCCCGAGAGCTTCACCTTGTGCAAAGAAGCCGATCTCAGAAGGCCTGACGAGGGAATGTTTGAAAGGACCACTGGTGGCATCATTTGCTTCAGGGGTGCTCCAGGCAGGTCTTCGCGCCGTGCACCACAAAGGATTGCCTTCGGGTCGAGCTTCTTGACTCTGTCTGGGGAGAGAGACTCCCGGGCAATGTTTGGGATCCGTCAGTGGACGGTGTTTCTCCTTGTTCCCGCATGGGAATCCTTCAGGTCAGCATTGTAGCAACTGTGTTGGAGCTGACCTGATATTTTGTATACGTAAAGATCTAGACTGTTAATGTGGATCCATCTATCTATGTATCTATGTATCTATGTaactatctgtctatctatctgtctatctgtctatctacCTATCTATCTATGTATACATAAGATATGCTAGAAAGGTTATCAATTATCGTATATAATAGTAAAATCTACTAAAAGCCAATAGAATAATATAAATAGTATCAAGGGTACGAATGATGTAACTATGATATCATGGTAAGAAATGATTCTGTAGAGTCAAATatgtaattttggttttagaatAGCACATAGCCAGTATTTAGTGTCACTCTAAGTTGCAATACATACTAACGCTCTTAGGGCATTTATatctggaaaagattttcataaaattgatACCTTTATAATATACATAGCTATTATACCGTTACATATCGCACGTAGGAATTGTTTGTAATGTAGAAGTAAGGCCATAGATCGtgtctctgtctgctggggacaAAGCATTGTGCTCTGTAGTTAGTGCTTTTAGGAGTAGCAACCTAGAAAGTTCGTGGCTCTTGATTCAATAAACTACAGTATTCCAGAAGCTAGATTGTGCAAGACTTTATTGTAATCTCAGCCAGGCCTATAGTAGAGGTTAAAGTCACAAGTTGCGAATCTGGGCTTGTGAAGAATCTCCTTGAAATTAGCCAAACTTGCAGTGCTGAATTGGTTCTAATCAGAAATTAGGCCCAGCTGCCCTCGGCCCCTGTGATCACAGGCTGCCAGAAGAGCCTGCcttggaagggtccttaaaaATGGTCTGGCTGCAACCttgctgccaagggcagggagacCTTCCGCTAGGCccggttgctccaagccccgcccagcctggcctgcaacACTGCccgggatggggcagcctcagctgctgtgggcagcagcgtgggccagggcctcagcagcctgagaggCAAGAATGTCTTGCGCATCTCCAGCCCAAGCCTGCCCGCTGTCGGTGGGAAGCCACTGggcctggtgctgtccctgcaggcccttgtccacaccacagcccctcccaggtCCCTGCTGGGCCTGGTGCAGGGACTGAAAGGCCGCAGGAAGGTGCCCCCGGAGAAGGCCTTGGAGAGCACTTGGGGCCAGGAGTGCCGCCAtgagggcagcaagcagggcctGGTGTGGCCGTCGGGACGGGAGGCCACAGGGCGGGCGctgaggccctgccagctggagctgggagctctggagtgCGGCTGGCAGAGAGCCGTGGGGGATCCGTGCAGCGGCAAGGACACGGGCTTCTAGATGTGctagaaagcagaggagagctggagagtggGCACTGAAGGAGCAGGGCGTCTCCCTGTGTGGAAAAAAACTTCACGACGCCAGGGGTTACGTGCAGGAAAGacacagaggagtcctgtaatgttattggaataaagggagaggccaagGGACATTTGCCGTGGGGTGTCTGGATTTGTTGAGACCCAGGACAAGGGCGCAGCCTCCTTTTTGTATCCTAATTCCCAGGTCCATCgccctctttcttctcccactgcCTGAGGTACTCGGAAGGTACAAGACTTGCCGAATTGCCTACTGTACGGaacccctctgtccctttgatTGCGGAGGCCGGAATGGGaccatacacacacaccaaggTTCATGCACAGCAACCAGCTTGCATTGAGTGCTCTCTTCCTTTGTAGATCTGAATGTCTGCCTGCTCAATCCATCCGTATTGCTTGAACCAGTTGCCACCCGGTCAAACAGCCAATAGCTGCTGGCGTCCCCCAACGGTCCGGGCCTGCTCCCCAGTGGTCCACACTGGTTCCGTTTTATAATTAAAGTACTTACAGGATTACCTCTGTTTCCGTTATAAAACGAGGATGAAATAAAACCCTGAGGCCTTcaggccagctgctccctctgttttATATCTTTATAACCCCGCagaaggcacaggaagggaaggagtggCGCTGGGGTCACCCACCCTCTATGTATAAAGGCGCCGTTCCCCCTGTCTAGAGCTTAATGCTGGTGCTGATGGGGTTGAGCATTTGTAGCTAGGAATCAGGGGGAAGGCCAACAACACCAGCCTGTGACTCTTAGATGGCGGTTCATCACTGCAGTCCGTGTAGCTGTGCCAGTTTATGCACAGAAGGACAGACCAATCTATCCGGAACCGGTCGCCCAAAATACGtctttggaatgcagagcatCTGGTAATTGTGCTGGGAAacactttctgcagcagaaaaaatgagCGCTCTCCCACAGGTGCTTGTGGGGCAGCAAGAGGATGCTGTCATGCTCatccttcagaaaagcagcGAGCCTGAAACCAAAGGGCACCTTTTAGAGACTCGGAGATTTAGCTGAAGCTCAGCGTGGAGTCAAGGCTTAGACTCCGTGATGCTCAAGGCTGCCTCCCAACGTTGATATCTATGAGATTGCCAGTGGAGGGCAGCTGATAAGAAGGACAAGAGAAGGACCAAGAGAGGTTCTTTGAAGAAGATTCGCTCAAAGGCTGCCTtaaccagcaccccagggccccTCCGACAGTCcgagctggggtggggacaaagggcggggctgggctggctgcggTGTACTGTGACATCCATGACATCATGGGGCCATGTCACAATTGGGGGCAGCTATGCAAGGCCCCAGCAGGTGACGCTGGCCCCGTATTGCTTGGGCAAGCGGTGAGTGCACACGTGGCGGGgaggccgggctggggacaagggccgGGGCAGAAACGCTGCACCCGGGGctggcttttcctcctgcatccaggagcagcccctcatggcacagccttgggcagggcaccctgccgctgctgccgctgctgctgctggggcagcggaACGGGCCTGGCTGCTTGCCAGCTCTCTGGggtcctgtccttcctgctcccagatcCCTGGGATTCCCGTCGCTGCTGCCCCCGGTGCCAGCTgcctccctcacagcccctctcaAGGCCTTCTCTCCaccctcctgcagaccatggatACCTGGGTGTTGTGGCTCTTGCTCTTGCAAATTGCTGTCCCGTACCCACAGCCCATGGGTGATGGCTTGGACGAGGTGACACGTCTGCGAACGGAGGTGCGTGCCAAGCTCCGGGAAGAGGAGACGATTGGTCTGGAGCGGGAGGTGGAGCAGCTGGTCCTGAAGCAGGGTGCCTGGGCCTGGGgagacctgctctgctctgcctggcagcactggcaggtctGGGCTcttgctgggctcctgctccttctcctggcactgtggtattgggggaggaaaaggagcctgaggagagaggagcgTGAAGAAGGACATGGTGGTGGGAATGAAGAGGGAGTCGAAATTGTGGATGCAAATGAAGAAGATGTCGGaaatgaagaggaaggagacagtGACCTGGATGGGGAGGAAAGCGACAGTGATGACGGCCGGGCCCAGGAGGTCGACAATGCTGCTGCGAATGAAGAACGTGATGGTGCTGCGAATGAAGTTGGCCATGAGGCTGCAAATGCAGCAAACGCCAATGATGCTGGAAATGAAGTGGAACAATACCGCCATCGTGCCGATAACTTTGGAAGGATCGTGATGGAGCGCATACAGTGGCCtgtgcaggacctgcaggaaGGATGCACGTGGACAAGAACCCTGACGGAGCATTTTGCAATTTACTTTCGACGGGTCTTGTCCAACAGTTTCTATCCGGTGCTGCAAGGAGCTATcggggtgggcagtgccttCGAAGGTTGGAGTCCCCGTGAGCAGGATGTTGTGTACCAGGTGCTCATACCCATGACACCTCCTCGAGGGCACAGCTTCCACctagagctgggcactgcagggcagaggcGCCTGAGGAACTTCCACGTCCGCGTGCAGCAGGAGTGCACCTgcaccagggagcagcaggataagaacatgctgtgcttcctgcaccaccctgaggaggagctcaggaggtgTCAGGATCCCAGCCTCCTTCATACCCTGTGCACGGGCTCCTACCTGGACGTAGAGAAAACTGCCCGCTGGTTCTACCAACTGGTGAGAGCAATCTGGCCGGCTTTGCTTGAGTCACACCGTTGGCATttagtgctgctgccctccagacGCTCTTGCCAGTTGAAGGTGACCAACGGCAGAGAAAGCTACCGGATCGAGCTGCTGTTTGGGGTGCGGCAAGGCAACTCAGACGTCTTTGTCAGCAGTCAGCCGAGGCAAGCCCACACCTCAAGCACAATCTGGCCGGAGAGCTACGCCGTGGCCGAGATGAAGTTCTTCAGGTACATCGCCAGGCGGGCCCCCCCTGACAGCTTGCACCTGAAATGCCTGCAGTTCTTCACTCGTCttcagctgggcttgggctTCTCCACCTATACCATCAAGACCATTGTCATGCACATGCTGAGCGTCTTACCCGCGTCACAGTGGCGCAGGAGGCATTTTGTGAGGCGGCTGATGGATATCAGCGAGAGCCTGCGCACATGTGTGGAAATGAGACACCTCAATCACTTCATTGTGGGCAACCAGAGGCTTCCTCAGGGGATCAGCTTGCCCCCAGAGGTCCTAATGGCCCGGTCACGCAATCTCTTCCACGACCTGGAGATGGATCCGGTTGCCCACTCCCAGGCAGTGAGCCAGTACGTGGATCTGCACCACTGGCTCAAACGAATCCttaaaaatgagcagtgaaagaggttctcctgcacagagctgtgcttgtgaGCCTCGCGCCTGGCGGCAGAGGACCAGCTCTCAGCaggtgggaaaagaggggagaacGTGGGCTccggagagggaagggaaaacgcTGCGTGGCAGCactgtgccatcagcagcagcagcagtgtcgtCTCAACAGCCTCCCCGGCACTGCCTCCGGCGATCACCTGATTGGCTACAAAGATCAAGGATCACACAAGAGGAGACGCTCTTACTCGCCCACCTCTCTCTTTGAGTCCCTTTTCCCCCCGAGAGCTTCACCTTGTGCAAAGAAGCCGATCTCAGAAGGCCTGATGAGGGAATGTTTGAAAGGACCACTGGTGGCATCATTTGCTTCAGGGGTGCTCCAGGCAGGTCTTCGCGCCGTGCACCACAAAGGATTGCCTTCGGGTCGAGCTTCTTGACTCTGTCTGGGGAGAGAGACTCCCGGGCAATGTTTGGGATCCGTCAGTGGACGGTGTTTCTCCTTGTTCCCGCATGGGAATCCTTCAGGTCAGCATTGTAGCAACTGTGTTGGAGCTGACCTGATATTTTGTATACGTAAAGATCTAGACTGATAATGTGGATCCATCTATCTATGTATCTATGTATCTATGTaactatctgtctatctatctatctgtctatctgtctatctatctatctatctatg from Haemorhous mexicanus isolate bHaeMex1 chromosome 5, bHaeMex1.pri, whole genome shotgun sequence encodes:
- the LOC132328039 gene encoding inositol 1,4,5-trisphosphate receptor-interacting protein-like 1 — protein: MDTWVLWLLLLQIAVPYPQPMGDGLDEVTRLRTEVRAKLREEETIGLEREVEQLVLKQGAWAWGDLLCSAWQHWQVWALAGLLLLLLALWYWGRKRSLRREEREEGHGGGNEEGVEIVDANEEDVGNEEEGDSDLDGEESDSDDGRAQEVDNAAANEERDGAANEVGHEAANAANANDAGNEVEQYRHRADNFGRIVMERIQWPVQDLQEGCTWTRTLTEHFAIYFRRVLSNSFYPVLQGAIGVGSAFEGWSPREQDVVYQVLIPMTPPRGHSFHLELGTAGQRRLRNFHVRVQQECTCTREQQDKNMLCFLHHPEEELRRCQDPSLLHTLCTGSYLDVEKTARWFYQLVRAIWPALLESHRWHLVLLPSRRSCQLKVTNGRESYRIELLFGVRQGNSDVFVSSQPRQAHTSSTIWPESYAVAEMKFFRYIARRAPPDSLHLKCLQFFTRLQLGLGFSTYTIKTIVMHMLSVLPASQWRRRHFVRRLMDISESLRTCVEMRHLNHFIVGNQRLPQGISLPPEVLMARSRNLFHDLEMDPVAHSQAVSQYVDLHHWLKRILKNEQ
- the LOC132328038 gene encoding inositol 1,4,5-trisphosphate receptor-interacting protein-like 1, with protein sequence MDTWVLWLLLLQIAVPYPQPVGDGLDEVTRLRTEVRAKLREEETIGLEREVEQLVLKQEGVEIVDANEEDVGNEEEGDSDLDGEESDSDDGRAQEVDNAAANEERDGAANEVGHEAANAANANDAGNEVEQYRHRANNFGRIVMERIQWPVQDLQEGCTWTRTLTEHFAIYFRRVLSNSFYPVLQGAIGVGSAFEGWSPREQDVVYQVLIPMTPPRGHSFHLELGTAGQRRLRNFHVRVQQECTCTREQQDKNMLCFLHHPEEELRRCQDPSLLHTLCTGSYLDVEKTARWFYQLVRSIWPALLESHRWHLVLLPSRRSCQLKVTNGRESYRIELLFGVRQGNSDVFVSSQPRQAHTSSTIWPESYAVAEMKFFRYIARRAPPDSLHLKCLQFFTRLQLGLGFSTYTIKTIVMHMLSVLPSSQWRRRHFVRRLMDISESLRTCVEMRHLNHFIVGNQRLPQGISLPPEVLMARSRNLFHDLEMDPVAHSQAVSQYVDLHHWLKRILKNEQ